The following proteins are encoded in a genomic region of Salvia miltiorrhiza cultivar Shanhuang (shh) unplaced genomic scaffold, IMPLAD_Smil_shh fragScaff_scaffold_19_1, whole genome shotgun sequence:
- the LOC131002770 gene encoding calcium-dependent protein kinase 10-like: MGNCNVCIRAPEADPPTPRPSTPKGNKKARERHPNPYAQSPSPIRVLKDFIPRTRISDKYILGRELGRGEFGVTYLCTDRETREALACKSISKKKLRTAVDVEDVRREVAIMSSLPDHLNVVKLRATYEDSEAVHLVMELCEGGELFDRIVARGHYSERAAAGVARTVAEVVRMCHQHGVMHRDLKPENFLFANKKENSALKAIDFGLSVFFKPGEKFSEIVGSPYYMAPEVLKRNYGPEVDIWSAGVILYILLCGVPPFWAETEQGVALAILRGVIDFKREPWPQVSESAKNLVRQMLEPDPKKRLTAQQVLDHPWIQNAKKASNVPLGDVVRARLKQFSVMNRFKKRALRVIAEHLSVEEIEVIRDMFALMDTDNDGKVTFDELKTGLRKVGSQLAEPEMKLLMDVADVDGNGVLDYGEFVAVTIHLQRMENDEHFRRAFMFFDKDGSGYIELDELREALADESGETDVDVLNDIMREVDTDKDGQISYDEFVAMMKTGTDWRKASRQYSRERFKSLSLNLMKDGSMLLQDGFTGQTVVV, encoded by the exons ATGGGAAACTGCAACGTCTGTATCCGAGCCCCCGAAGCCGACCCCCCAACCCCCAGACCCTCCACCCCCAAAGGCAACAAAAAAGCGCGCGAGCGGCACCCGAATCCCTACGCCCAATCCCCGTCGCCGATCCGCGTGCTGAAGGACTTCATCCCGCGCACCAGGATCTCCGACAAGTACATCCTTGGCCGCGAGCTTGGCCGTGGCGAGTTCGGCGTGACCTACCTCTGCACGGACCGCGAGACGCGCGAGGCCCTCGCCTGCAAGTCCATCTCGAAGAAGAAGCTGCGCACCGCCGTGGATGTGGAGGACGTCCGCCGCGAGGTCGCCATCATGTCCAGCCTGCCGGACCACCTCAACGTGGTGAAGCTGCGCGCCACATACGAGGACAGCGAGGCAGTGCACCTGGTCATGGAGCTGTGCGAGGGCGGCGAGCTGTTCGACCGGATAGTGGCACGCGGCCACTACAGCGAGCGCGCGGCGGCCGGCGTCGCCAGGACGGTAGCCGAGGTAGTCAGGATGTGCCACCAGCATGGGGTTATGCATCGCGATTTGAAGCCGGAGAACTTCCTCTTCGCCAATAAAAAGGAGAATTCCGCTCTCAAGGCCATTGATTTTGGCTTGTCGGTGTTTTTCAAGCCTG GTGAGAAGTTCTCTGAGATCGTGGGGAGTCCATACTACATGGCACCGGAGGTGCTGAAGAGAAATTATGGGCCAGAAGTTGATATCTGGAGTGCTGGTGTGATTCTCTACATTTTGTTATGTGGAGTTCCTCCTTTCTGGGCAG AAACTGAGCAAGGTGTTGCACTGGCAATCTTGAGAGGAGTGATTGATTTCAAGAGGGAACCATGGCCTCAGGTTTCGGAAAGTGCAAAGAATCTTGTTAGGCAGATGTTGGAGCCCGACCCAAAGAAGCGTCTGACAGCCCAGCAAGTTCTTG ATCACCCATGGATACAGAACGCAAAGAAAGCTTCGAATGTTCCACTTGGAGATGTAGTAAGGGCAAGACTCAAGCAATTCTCTGTCATGAATAGATTCAAGAAGAGAGCATTGCGG GTGATAGCAGAACATTTATCCGTTGAAGAGATAGAAGTAATCAGAGACATGTTCGCTTTGATGGATACCGACAACGATGGGAAGGTTACGTTTGATGAACTAAAAACTGGTTTAAGGAAAGTTGGTTCTCAGCTGGCTGAGCCTGAGATGAAGTTGCTGATGGATGTG GCTGATGTGGACGGAAACGGAGTATTGGACTATGGAGAGTTCGTTGCAGTTACCATCCACTTACAGAGGATGGAGAACGACGAGCACTTCCGCAGAGCGTTTATGTTCTTTGACAAAGACGGGAGTGGTTACATAGAACTAGACGAACTACGAGAAGCTTTAGCCGATGAATCAGGAGAGACCGATGTCGATGTGCTCAACGACATCATGCGGGAAGTCGACACTGACAAG GACGGCCAGATTAGCTACGACGAGTTTGTTGCAATGATGAAGACCGGAACGGACTGGAGAAAGGCGTCGCGACAATATTCAAGAGAAAGGTTCAAGAGCTTAAGCCTTAACCTAATGAAAGATGGCTCTATGCTGCTCCAGGATGGGTTCACTGGTCAAACTGTTGTAGTTTAA
- the LOC131002771 gene encoding uncharacterized protein LOC131002771, whose amino-acid sequence MGVDYYNILKVNRNASVEDLKRAYRRLAMIWHPDKNANKQEAEAKFKQISEAYDVLSDPQKRQIYDLYGEEGLKSGQCPPPPRSTRANNQGFQYNHQQHPNPNFRFNPRNADDIYAEFFGESSNGNAGGGGSSSSGAGRRDAFFRSTTMNGGARESSGGGGSRKAPPVENALMCSLEELYTGSTRKMKISRNVLDSHGRTRMLDEILTIDIKPGWKKGTKITFPEKGNEEPGVIPADLIFVVDEKPHSVYTREGNDLVVKQEITLLESLTGKSFELTTLDGRNLTVPLTEIVKPGHEISVPNEGMPVSKDPRKRGSLRIQIDVRYPKRLTEAQKYELRRVLGGNS is encoded by the exons ATGGGGGTGGATTACTACAACATCCTCAAAGTCAACCGCAACGCCAGTGTCGAAGATTTGAAGAGAGCCTACCGCCGCTTGGCGATGATTTGGCATCCCGACAAGAATGCGAACAAGCAGGAAGCCGAGGCCAAATTCAAGCAGATTTCTGAGGCGTACGATGTCCTGAGCGACCCGCAGAAGCGCCAGATCTACGATCTCTACGGCGAGGAGGGCCTCAAATCGGGCCAATGTCCGCCTCCACCGCGCAGTACGAGGGCCAACAACCAGGGGTTTCAGTACAACCATCAGCAGcacccaaaccctaatttcagaTTTAATCCGAGGAATGCTGATGATATTTATGCGGAGTTTTTTGGGGAGAGTAGTAATGGGAATGCCGGCGGTGGTGGAAGTAGTAGTAGTGGTGCCGGTAGAAGAGATGCGTTTTTTAGGAGCACGACGATGAATGGTGGGGCTAGAGAGAGTTCGGGCGGCGGAGGATCGAGGAAGGCGCCACCGGTGGAGAATGCGCTGATGTGTAGCTTGGAGGAGTTGTATACTGGTTCGACGAGGAAGATGAAGATTTCAAGGAATGTTCTTGATTCTCATGG TAGGACTCGTATGTTGGATGAGATCCTGACTATTGACATAAAACCTGGCTGGAAGAAGGGCACGAAGATTACTTTCCCAGAGAAGGGTAATGAAGAACCAGGCGTGATTCCTGCAGATCTCATTTTCGTAGTAGACGAAAAACCTCACTCAGTTTATACAAGAGAAGGGAATGACTTGGTGGTGAAGCAGGAGATAACTCTCCTCGAGTCCCTCACCGGGAAATCTTTTGAGCTTACCACACTGGATGGCCGGAACCTAACAGTCCCTTTAACAGAGATTGTGAAACCTGGACATGAGATTTCTGTCCCTAATGAAGGGATGCCCGTCTCGAAGGATCCTAGAAAAAGGGGAAGTCTGAGGATTCAAATCGATGTCAGGTACCCCAAAAGGCTCACCGAAGCCCAAAAGTATGAACTGAGGAGGGTTTTGGGTGGGAACTCGTGA